The genomic segment GGAATTCATGTGCGCCGGACTTGGGCAAGCCGAGAGCCTCGGCGACTTCAGTGACACCCCATTCCGGGCGTTGGGGGGTGAAGAGTCGTAGGACTTGGGATGCTTTGATGACTGTCTGTAGCATGGTCAGCCCCTCACTGTTCTCATCCTATGGCAGTGTGTGGTCGTCATCAACGGTTTTGTTCAACTATGCTGAAAACTGACTTCGTTCATCTATATTGGAAGCATTGCTTGACACTGCCGGCGTGTGCCGTTAAGAAGTGGGCAGATTCCGAAGGTGGGCAGTGCTGGCGCGGTTAGCCGTTGCCAGGAGGAGAGGTGCAAGCATGGAACAAGTGGTGGCGACGACTCGTCCATTGACGGGGGATGAATACCTTGAGAGTCTCCGCGATGGGCGGCGCGTCTATTTTCGAGGTGAATGGGTCAAGGATGTCACGACGCATCCAGCCTTTCGCAACGCAGCACGCTCCGTGGCACGTCTCTATGATGCGCTGCATGACTCGGCGACGCGTGATGTGCTTGTGAAGACTGACCGGCAGGGCATTCTGACGCACAAATTTTTCGCTCCAGCCTATTCACCACAGGATTTAAAGGAAGCAGCTGATGCGATTGCGCTGTGGCAGCGCATGAGCTTTGGGTGGATGGGCCGAACGCCGGAATATAAAGCCTCGTTTATGGCGACGCTGGGAGCCGATCCTGATTACTATGCGCCGTTCGGGGATAATGCACGGCGCTGGTATCGAGAGTGTGCTTCTAAGGTGCTCTTTATGAACCACGTGATCGTTGATCCGCCGATTGACCGCAACCGGCCACCGAGCGAAGTGCGCGATGTGTTCATGCATGTCGTGAAGGAAACAGATGGTGGCATTATCGTCAGTGGAGCAAAACAGGTTGCAACTGCGTCGGCACTCACCCATGCCACGTTTGTGGGGGTGAACAGTGGCAGTGCCGCTCGGTTACAGGAGGGGCGGGACGAAGATGTTGCCCTGGTTTTCTTTGTGCGCATGGATAACCCACGGCAGTATCTGATTTCCCGCGCCTCTTATGAATTGCGAGCCGAAAGTCCCTTTGATAATCCGTTGTCAAGCCGATTTGATGAAAACGACGCGTTCCTAGTCTTGGATAATGCATTTATCCCCTGGGAAGATGTGCTGGTCTATCGCGATGTGCAAAAGGCAAAGAAATTCTACGCGGATTCTGGGTTTTTCAATCGCTTCAATTTGCAGACGACGATCCGCTTTGCAATCAAAGTTGAGTTCATGATCGGCTTGTTGCAAAAGGGGCTCGAGTGCAATGGGACAGCCGACTTTCGGGGGAATCAGGTTCTTGTCGGTGAGTTAATCGCGCTCCGGCACCTTTTGTGGGCCGTGATCACGGCAATGGTGAGTGATCCGGAGCCGAGCCTTGGTGGCTCAGTGGTGCCACGGCTCGAATATGCTGCGGCAGCGCGCGTCTACACCAACTTTGCGTGGGATCGCATCCGCGAGATTTTCGAGCGTATTCTTGGAGGAGCGCCGATCATTAATGTCTCGAGCTACCGTGATTTCCAGGATCCAGAAGTGCGTCCGCTGCTGGATCGGTATCTGCGTGGAACGGGCATGAGTGCCGAGGAGCGGAGCAAGCTCTACAAGCTCATTTGGGATGCAGTGTATTCAGAATTTGGTGGTCGGCATGGGTTGTATGAACTGAATTACGCGGGGAACCATGAGCAGAAATATCTTGATCCGCTTGCCTGGGCGCAGCAGCGCGGGTTGATGGGTGAGTGGAAGGCGCTGGTTGACGAGTGTCTGTCGCAGTATGACCTTGAGGGGTGGCGAGATCCGCACTGGGTATGGGAGCCAACGGACGCGTCGTAAGCCGGCAGTGGATAACCTGCCGGCTTTGTGTCTCTGTTTGGGTGTCGTGGGATCTGTTTGGGGGTGTCGTGGGAGAGGAGCGAAAGGCCATGCCAGTAACCGTCACATTACCGACGGTAGCTCAGCTTGCGCATGTGGAGTTGCTAACGCCAAAGCTTGAAGAGAGTTTGTGGTTTTTTACCGAGATTTTAGGTATGACCGAGGTTGCGCGTGAGGGGTCCTCGATCTATTTACGGGCCTATGAGGATTTCTATCTTTGGACGTTAAAGCTCACGGCATGGGAGCATGCTGGGTTAGGACATGTGGGGTGGCGCGTCTCGGCCCCGCAACTGTTGGATGAGGCGGCTGCGCAACTGGCGGCCGCTGGATTGGGTGATGGATGGTTTGAGCACGGGGAACTCGGTCAAGGTCGTGCCTATCGTTTCCATCTGCCGGATGGCCATCGCATGGAATTACTTTGGGACTTGGAGTACTACCAGGCACCTGCTTCACAGCAGAGCCCGCTGCGTAACCGGCCCCAGCGCCGTCCGTCGCGCGGGGTGCCAGTGCGACGGATTGACCATGTGAACTGCTTTGTCAGCAGTGTTGAGGAAAACGAGGCGTTCTTGTGCGAGCAGCTCGGCTTTAAGGTGCGCGAGATCAAGCTTGGCGCTGATGGGCGCAAAGTTGGTTCTTGGCTGAGTGTAAGCCCGTTGGTGCATGAGATTGCCATCATGCGTGACGGAACTGGCCAGGGCAATCGATTGCACCATGTGGCCTACTGGTATGGCTATCCACAAAACCTCTACGATGTTGCTGACCTCTGCCGTGACTGGGGAATTCGGATTGAAGCTGGCCCGGGCAAGCATGGGACAACCCAGGGGATGTTCCTCTACCTCTTTGAGCCTGGGGGGAATCGCATTGAGCTCTTCGGTGACAGTGGCTATTTGATCTTCGACCCCGATTGGCACACAGTCGTCTGGGATGTCTCAAACGAATCAGATTTGTACGCCAGTACCCTGTGGATTGGTGCATCGACTATGCCTGAATCGTTCTACACCTATGCGACTCCGGAGCGCGT from the Thermorudis peleae genome contains:
- a CDS encoding 4-hydroxyphenylacetate 3-hydroxylase family protein encodes the protein MEQVVATTRPLTGDEYLESLRDGRRVYFRGEWVKDVTTHPAFRNAARSVARLYDALHDSATRDVLVKTDRQGILTHKFFAPAYSPQDLKEAADAIALWQRMSFGWMGRTPEYKASFMATLGADPDYYAPFGDNARRWYRECASKVLFMNHVIVDPPIDRNRPPSEVRDVFMHVVKETDGGIIVSGAKQVATASALTHATFVGVNSGSAARLQEGRDEDVALVFFVRMDNPRQYLISRASYELRAESPFDNPLSSRFDENDAFLVLDNAFIPWEDVLVYRDVQKAKKFYADSGFFNRFNLQTTIRFAIKVEFMIGLLQKGLECNGTADFRGNQVLVGELIALRHLLWAVITAMVSDPEPSLGGSVVPRLEYAAAARVYTNFAWDRIREIFERILGGAPIINVSSYRDFQDPEVRPLLDRYLRGTGMSAEERSKLYKLIWDAVYSEFGGRHGLYELNYAGNHEQKYLDPLAWAQQRGLMGEWKALVDECLSQYDLEGWRDPHWVWEPTDAS
- a CDS encoding VOC family protein; amino-acid sequence: MPVTVTLPTVAQLAHVELLTPKLEESLWFFTEILGMTEVAREGSSIYLRAYEDFYLWTLKLTAWEHAGLGHVGWRVSAPQLLDEAAAQLAAAGLGDGWFEHGELGQGRAYRFHLPDGHRMELLWDLEYYQAPASQQSPLRNRPQRRPSRGVPVRRIDHVNCFVSSVEENEAFLCEQLGFKVREIKLGADGRKVGSWLSVSPLVHEIAIMRDGTGQGNRLHHVAYWYGYPQNLYDVADLCRDWGIRIEAGPGKHGTTQGMFLYLFEPGGNRIELFGDSGYLIFDPDWHTVVWDVSNESDLYASTLWIGASTMPESFYTYATPERVLVER